A stretch of the Bacillus sp. B-jedd genome encodes the following:
- a CDS encoding ABC transporter ATP-binding protein codes for MSIIEIKNLTKYYKKHIVLDKINLTINNPGIYALVGPNGTGKTTFLNTITNIISASSGSIKILNKCNKDYSIFKEVSYLQDNSILFDYLNGYDHLKYICDVHKIEKKRIQEVTTYVGMENYLKKTVRNYSLGMKQHLLLAMSIINNPRLLLLDEPLNGLDPTSAILIRKILLELAGKGTTIILSSHNLAEIDRITKQILFMKNGSIIWEDMSIHEKTFYHITTSDPELAWKVLIDERYKLERNDRHIKLELNNQSIQPVFTLLNDNKVDILDIQKEIAGSEKRYEKLFEV; via the coding sequence ATGTCCATTATAGAAATTAAGAACCTTACTAAATACTATAAAAAACACATTGTATTAGATAAGATTAATTTAACAATTAACAATCCTGGTATTTATGCGTTAGTGGGACCTAACGGAACAGGGAAAACTACTTTTTTAAATACTATAACAAATATTATTTCAGCCTCATCAGGAAGCATTAAAATACTCAACAAATGCAACAAAGATTATTCTATTTTTAAAGAAGTTTCCTATCTGCAAGATAATTCTATACTTTTTGATTATCTTAATGGTTATGATCATTTAAAATATATATGTGATGTACATAAAATAGAAAAAAAACGTATTCAGGAAGTAACGACCTATGTTGGGATGGAAAATTATTTAAAGAAAACTGTTCGGAATTATTCTTTAGGAATGAAACAACATCTCTTACTCGCCATGTCCATTATAAACAACCCTAGACTTTTATTGCTAGATGAACCATTAAATGGTTTAGATCCAACTAGTGCAATTCTAATAAGAAAGATTTTATTGGAATTAGCAGGAAAAGGGACAACTATAATTCTTTCTTCACATAACTTAGCAGAAATTGACCGTATAACAAAGCAAATATTATTTATGAAAAACGGAAGTATCATTTGGGAAGATATGTCAATACACGAAAAGACTTTTTATCATATTACTACTTCTGATCCAGAATTAGCCTGGAAAGTTCTAATAGATGAACGATATAAATTAGAAAGAAATGATAGACATATTAAACTCGAATTAAACAATCAGAGTATTCAGCCAGTTTTTACCTTACTAAATGATAATAAAGTTGACATATTAGACATACAGAAAGAAATTGCCGGGTCGGAAAAGAGATATGAAAAATTATTTGAAGTGTGA
- a CDS encoding ABC transporter permease — translation MKLLQFEFKKIVRSRVFLIFLLTSILFICGLFTRNIIQQDRIQAKKIEYFSKFSSAVFTQNEGDRLALENEANPDIEARIKTGDLLYSQLKQLLQAIDEKKWKEELIFEIKVYQLAMDYQELKGTFPLNKKDMQLGIKINQKLLERNLPKEDLDLSIQPPIFMKKIVTMLLNIAGFTLLLLVLGNQITKDFEDRTIHLVYGLPISRGRYVMIKFLSLFISGFVWLALVLAASYILPNFVAETVKGNSFNYPLLTDTAKIISISLYLKQAFLYSLCFIAFSISVLTFLGFLLRSTILTSIVTILIFIGGLIVTKNSPTSILNPFTLENINSSIVHMEVSQNGIILTIGYSLLLLFMTLGINKRGL, via the coding sequence ATGAAACTCTTACAATTTGAGTTTAAAAAAATTGTTCGTTCAAGAGTTTTCCTAATTTTCCTTCTTACTTCCATATTATTTATTTGTGGCTTATTTACACGGAATATTATTCAACAAGATAGAATTCAAGCAAAAAAGATTGAATATTTTTCTAAATTTTCATCTGCTGTATTCACTCAAAATGAAGGAGACAGACTTGCATTAGAAAATGAGGCAAACCCCGATATAGAAGCTAGAATAAAAACAGGCGATTTACTCTATAGTCAACTAAAACAACTCCTCCAAGCTATTGATGAGAAAAAGTGGAAAGAAGAATTAATATTTGAAATTAAAGTATACCAATTAGCGATGGACTATCAAGAACTAAAAGGTACTTTTCCGCTAAACAAAAAGGATATGCAGCTAGGGATTAAAATAAATCAGAAACTTCTTGAGCGAAATTTACCAAAAGAAGATCTCGACTTATCTATTCAGCCTCCCATCTTTATGAAAAAAATTGTAACAATGCTTTTGAATATTGCAGGATTTACGCTTCTCCTACTTGTATTGGGAAACCAAATTACAAAGGACTTTGAAGATCGGACAATCCATCTAGTATATGGGTTGCCCATCTCCCGAGGACGCTATGTGATGATAAAGTTTCTCAGTTTATTTATTTCCGGTTTCGTATGGTTGGCCCTAGTTTTAGCAGCATCGTATATCCTTCCAAACTTTGTAGCCGAAACAGTTAAAGGAAATTCATTTAATTATCCTCTTCTTACAGATACAGCAAAGATTATAAGTATTAGCTTATATCTGAAGCAAGCCTTTTTATACAGTTTATGCTTTATTGCATTTTCAATTTCTGTTCTGACTTTTCTTGGATTTCTATTAAGAAGTACTATACTTACTTCTATTGTTACAATATTAATTTTTATCGGTGGATTGATTGTAACCAAAAATAGTCCGACAAGTATTCTAAATCCTTTTACTCTGGAAAATATCAACTCTTCTATTGTGCACATGGAAGTTTCCCAGAATGGAATTATTTTAACAATTGGATATAGTCTTCTACTACTATTTATGACATTAGGAATCAATAAGCGAGGGTTATAG
- a CDS encoding DUF4200 domain-containing protein, with product MKQIFLFECKKTLKKTGTWTACLLTVLSVIGLYFFNNSVVQDIRQGKTARLENNIVSFKKFKNDAEREKEKIEKTGENATIEAREMEIQHFQEKLEIYQKMKMNFANDNWKDIYQEYINTIQPSLLQHSLNSPISIEEQPISWFTLRATLAEMEEIKKRNVEPFIQNTIYTPYLSTIYDEFTGSSIKKWEADTRRYGVSGLYFLYEIIQYLYIPTIILLGCFIFGNNISSERGYKNRSINFYYVQPISLKKLFIAKYFSGLFYTVCFVLIMLSIPFMCGLVTHGLGDANYPVLVYDGGVANSFGQEFAVLNPTNDQFHFIGLGSYIGQSILLSIALVTFLYTLYFLLSLVLKNQNVTIILLLIVTFIGMKIAIPFNPFTYIDVHKVLTKELATLNFDQGINLVNGLLSLLTISNILIFILFKLFNRVRA from the coding sequence ATGAAACAGATCTTTCTTTTCGAATGTAAAAAAACATTAAAGAAAACAGGAACATGGACAGCTTGTTTATTAACTGTATTGTCTGTAATCGGATTATATTTTTTCAACAATTCAGTTGTCCAAGATATTCGTCAAGGAAAAACTGCTCGCCTAGAAAATAACATCGTTTCATTTAAAAAGTTTAAAAATGATGCCGAAAGAGAAAAAGAGAAAATTGAAAAAACAGGGGAAAATGCAACTATAGAAGCCAGGGAAATGGAAATTCAACATTTTCAGGAAAAGTTGGAAATATACCAAAAAATGAAAATGAATTTTGCTAATGATAATTGGAAAGATATTTATCAAGAATATATAAATACTATACAACCATCCTTGCTACAGCACTCTCTTAACTCTCCGATTTCCATTGAAGAACAACCTATTTCCTGGTTTACATTACGTGCAACTCTTGCAGAAATGGAAGAAATAAAAAAAAGAAATGTTGAACCCTTTATCCAAAATACTATCTACACACCATATCTTTCAACTATTTATGATGAGTTTACAGGCAGCAGCATTAAAAAATGGGAAGCAGATACAAGAAGATATGGGGTTTCAGGATTGTACTTCTTATATGAAATTATTCAATATTTATATATTCCCACAATAATTCTTTTAGGCTGTTTTATTTTTGGAAATAATATTTCTTCTGAACGTGGATACAAGAATAGGAGTATAAATTTTTACTATGTACAACCTATCTCGTTAAAAAAACTATTTATAGCAAAATATTTTAGTGGATTATTTTATACCGTTTGCTTTGTCTTAATCATGTTAAGCATTCCTTTCATGTGTGGTCTTGTTACACATGGTTTAGGCGATGCAAATTATCCAGTTTTAGTTTATGACGGAGGTGTTGCTAATTCATTTGGACAAGAATTTGCTGTTTTAAATCCAACTAACGATCAATTTCATTTTATAGGTTTAGGAAGTTATATAGGACAATCTATACTTTTATCTATTGCCTTAGTAACTTTTTTATATACTTTATACTTCCTACTTTCATTGGTATTAAAAAATCAAAATGTAACAATTATTCTTTTACTAATTGTCACATTTATTGGAATGAAAATCGCTATTCCATTTAATCCATTTACATATATAGACGTCCATAAAGTATTGACAAAAGAACTAGCAACCTTAAACTTCGACCAAGGAATTAACCTGGTAAACGGATTGCTCTCACTACTTACTATTAGCAACATTTTGATCTTCATCTTATTCAAACTATTTAATCGAGTTCGAGCATAG
- a CDS encoding YobA family protein, with amino-acid sequence MKFVLFIAIVAIAFLLAACGEKQSGGNQDGYSNNSTPSNNERQHQEPIQGYILFVKDSERYILIRDKYFDTEDINLPLKEIQRKYKDIMFLTIEANKPKNLKSGQKVIIGVNKILESYPPIAIVTKIEIVEK; translated from the coding sequence ATGAAGTTTGTTTTATTTATTGCAATCGTAGCTATAGCATTTTTATTAGCCGCTTGTGGGGAAAAGCAAAGTGGTGGAAATCAGGATGGATATAGTAACAACAGCACTCCAAGTAATAACGAGCGGCAACATCAGGAACCAATACAAGGATATATTTTATTTGTTAAGGACAGTGAAAGATATATATTAATACGAGATAAATATTTTGATACTGAAGATATCAATCTACCTTTAAAAGAAATACAAAGAAAATATAAGGATATAATGTTCCTGACTATAGAAGCCAATAAACCCAAAAATTTGAAATCTGGACAAAAAGTAATAATAGGTGTTAATAAAATTCTAGAATCATATCCACCAATAGCCATTGTTACTAAAATTGAAATAGTAGAAAAATAG
- a CDS encoding trypsin-like serine peptidase, protein MKKVFVMMVAVLVFLVVPLSSSKNIIFAQTINSKESIQTSPYDLVSSKGEIIRFKDYSKLIDTKIKASKPIIGTGQVLPERDLKKNPNKPTIDLGTGIAVRDKEPGTISTQVVLGTDGRQKVSDTSISPYRQIAYIELEYGNSYAMCTGTVIGYDYVLTNAHCVRDLETNTRANGGYVIPALTDNHYSYGAYEIENFYYPNGYDQTGGASQYDYAVIKLAPYYGYEIGEVVGALAFREVTTDLTDTYIKIFGYPGDKIISTGLYNQWGMSGNVTMDLENILYYTIDTAPGQSGSAILDSSNQVVGVHNAGYDFSGDDIADINGGPKMTSEMSSFIRMAALLGG, encoded by the coding sequence GTGAAAAAAGTATTTGTAATGATGGTAGCCGTACTCGTCTTTTTGGTTGTACCACTATCTAGTTCTAAAAACATTATTTTTGCACAAACAATCAACTCCAAAGAATCTATACAAACAAGCCCATATGATCTTGTTTCATCAAAAGGTGAAATTATTCGCTTTAAAGACTATAGCAAATTAATTGATACTAAAATTAAAGCTTCAAAACCTATTATTGGAACAGGCCAAGTCCTACCTGAAAGAGATTTAAAGAAAAACCCGAATAAACCTACGATTGACTTAGGAACTGGAATAGCAGTCAGGGACAAAGAACCGGGAACAATTTCAACGCAAGTCGTATTAGGTACAGATGGACGACAAAAGGTAAGTGACACTTCCATTTCTCCTTATAGACAAATTGCCTATATTGAACTTGAGTACGGTAACTCATATGCAATGTGTACAGGGACGGTAATTGGATATGATTATGTATTAACAAACGCTCACTGTGTTCGTGATCTTGAAACCAATACAAGAGCCAATGGAGGATATGTAATTCCTGCTTTGACAGATAATCACTATTCATATGGTGCCTACGAAATTGAAAATTTTTATTATCCGAATGGATATGATCAAACCGGTGGTGCATCCCAATATGATTACGCAGTGATAAAGTTAGCACCGTATTATGGTTACGAAATTGGAGAAGTTGTTGGTGCATTGGCTTTTCGGGAAGTTACAACTGATTTAACTGACACCTATATTAAAATTTTCGGATACCCAGGAGATAAAATAATATCTACAGGATTGTACAATCAATGGGGAATGTCTGGTAATGTAACTATGGACCTTGAAAATATACTGTATTATACAATTGATACAGCACCAGGACAATCAGGTTCTGCTATTTTAGATTCTTCAAATCAGGTTGTTGGTGTTCATAATGCTGGATATGATTTCAGTGGTGATGATATCGCAGATATAAATGGTGGACCAAAGATGACTTCAGAAATGAGTAGTTTTATAAGAATGGCTGCATTGTTGGGAGGGTAA
- a CDS encoding NAD(P)/FAD-dependent oxidoreductase produces the protein MKNQKTIVVIGGGYAGINLIEALKKEFQSEIREKIRIILIDKNNFHFKKVKLFKAIVNDNISDLQVLLHQYCGISVDFLQGELTRVNHEEQSITIHGEDGVSFHLAYDQLVLAMGSVQRNVDPERGGIALSSLENAKFIRQQLMKKMISTKSNLRIAIVGSGITGIETAAELQSWLKTEAGSSESQRKNIEIFLINNKHRLLNEVPVKISEKLESRLEKHGINLIHTKKVEKFIENKVIFNDDSQLEADFCVWTVGLKPHPSLRELGFSLTEEGKLMVDSWYRLVDTENIFAIGDCVHVVDPISGTVAAMSCKEAISQAGRLAKIMKAHLEGYTATAHQSFPNMLCIGLGPDDGFVWAQKWGVDFVLFGKIAEKFREYTWNVASLNH, from the coding sequence ATGAAAAACCAGAAAACAATTGTTGTAATAGGTGGTGGATATGCCGGAATAAACCTGATTGAAGCGCTCAAAAAGGAATTCCAAAGTGAAATCAGGGAGAAAATTAGGATTATCCTAATTGATAAAAATAATTTTCATTTTAAAAAGGTAAAATTATTTAAGGCCATTGTTAATGATAACATCTCGGATTTACAAGTACTTTTACATCAATATTGTGGAATATCAGTTGATTTCCTTCAAGGCGAGTTAACCAGAGTTAATCATGAAGAGCAAAGCATAACCATCCACGGGGAGGATGGAGTGTCCTTTCATTTGGCTTACGACCAGCTGGTGTTGGCAATGGGAAGTGTTCAGCGTAATGTTGATCCAGAACGAGGCGGAATTGCACTTTCTAGCTTGGAAAATGCTAAATTTATTCGACAGCAACTAATGAAGAAGATGATTTCAACAAAGAGTAACCTAAGAATAGCGATAGTTGGCAGCGGGATAACAGGTATTGAAACCGCAGCAGAATTGCAATCATGGCTCAAAACTGAAGCTGGAAGTTCAGAGAGTCAGAGGAAGAACATTGAAATATTTCTAATTAATAATAAACATAGACTATTGAATGAAGTTCCCGTAAAAATTAGTGAGAAGCTAGAGAGTAGGCTGGAAAAACATGGTATTAATTTAATCCATACAAAAAAGGTGGAAAAGTTCATTGAAAATAAGGTCATTTTCAATGATGATTCCCAACTTGAGGCAGATTTCTGTGTTTGGACTGTCGGATTAAAACCGCACCCTAGTCTTCGTGAATTAGGATTTTCTCTTACCGAAGAAGGGAAGTTAATGGTAGATTCATGGTATCGGCTTGTTGATACTGAAAATATTTTTGCTATTGGAGACTGTGTTCATGTCGTCGATCCAATAAGTGGTACAGTCGCAGCAATGAGTTGTAAAGAGGCAATTTCACAGGCTGGCCGGCTGGCAAAAATAATGAAAGCACATCTTGAGGGATACACTGCAACCGCCCATCAAAGCTTCCCTAATATGCTATGTATAGGACTCGGACCGGACGACGGATTTGTATGGGCGCAAAAATGGGGAGTTGATTTTGTCCTTTTTGGAAAAATAGCTGAAAAATTCAGAGAGTATACATGGAATGTAGCTAGTTTGAATCACTAA
- a CDS encoding RNA polymerase sigma-70 factor produces MELEELYYQYRPLLFSIAYRMLGTVSDAEDIVHDVYLQASEKAIGMVENNKAYLCKMVTNKCIDHLKSAGVKREVYVGPWLPEPLILNDNDPISDLINGEAVSFAFLLMLEKLKPIERAVFILREVLVYDYLTIAQILNRSESNCRKILSRVKNQLPLNEEIEGTLEPKNKEIVKTFVLALHEGNIQKIVGLLYKDVTLYSDGGGKVYAALKPIVSKKLVGRFISNLLEQNQNTLEPATVKVINVNGEIGLFVCGKDNVKTVFSFHVKNDQIANIYVIRNPEKLRHVSL; encoded by the coding sequence ATGGAGCTTGAGGAACTCTATTACCAGTATAGGCCGTTGCTTTTTTCAATCGCATACCGAATGCTGGGTACTGTTTCAGATGCGGAAGATATCGTTCATGATGTATATTTACAAGCAAGTGAAAAAGCAATTGGAATGGTCGAAAATAATAAGGCTTACCTTTGTAAAATGGTAACAAACAAATGCATTGATCATCTAAAATCAGCAGGAGTTAAACGCGAAGTATATGTTGGTCCGTGGCTTCCTGAACCTTTGATTTTAAATGATAATGATCCAATTTCTGATCTTATCAATGGAGAAGCAGTATCATTTGCCTTTTTATTGATGCTAGAAAAACTAAAGCCTATTGAGCGGGCCGTTTTCATTCTTAGGGAAGTTCTAGTTTATGATTATCTGACGATTGCACAAATTTTGAATCGAAGTGAGTCCAATTGCAGAAAAATATTAAGCCGGGTAAAGAATCAACTCCCATTAAATGAAGAGATAGAAGGTACGCTTGAACCAAAAAATAAAGAGATTGTAAAAACATTCGTATTAGCATTACATGAGGGAAACATTCAGAAAATCGTAGGCTTATTGTATAAGGATGTTACGCTGTATTCTGATGGCGGCGGCAAAGTTTACGCAGCCTTAAAGCCGATAGTTTCTAAAAAATTGGTCGGTCGATTTATTTCTAATCTCCTTGAACAGAATCAAAATACCCTAGAACCTGCGACTGTGAAAGTAATTAATGTAAACGGAGAAATTGGTCTCTTTGTATGTGGAAAGGACAATGTGAAAACAGTTTTTAGTTTCCATGTCAAAAACGATCAAATAGCAAATATTTATGTTATAAGGAATCCTGAAAAACTTAGGCATGTATCTCTTTAA
- a CDS encoding DUF4367 domain-containing protein: MTNQQEFKNMYDLAEKIALDDFERLDGQHEFSDTYKYRKKLFLEKIKAKNEQQLAKRKKNRILIAAACLLIGIPTTALGAVKVYDMMVQKQNYEVNVSVTNSAKNNDKWYKLKLNYMPENMVPIDSSGMKYSFKDNFAEGGFSFILWRLGKNSEFQTLYSSRYEEKEINGKKAVIVNKETGNPNVVFNRKVYLLFEKEGIMLESFIANDVSEEQMMAVLENLSIEPTSEELASYMVDYDKSYFQEVSKPVESTVIPLKKDSKQLFKVEQKVPVTFDQVDSDGKSKNIKLEYMIEKVEVFDSIQDFKQENFKEFGINFLSQSKVLDDKKNLLSYKRNVYKVGNGKDSIDELVKSKKVNVKFVYLSTSIKNIGKLATEELYMHPSLRELKYDKKAWNYAGKAGVAEESIMTGEVDYLEPHGTGKSFYNIGRIQPGETRDVKLGYFVDEDKLDSIFLDAFNYSGSGENEDMNSKNHWWIDIRQK; the protein is encoded by the coding sequence ATGACGAATCAACAAGAATTCAAAAACATGTATGATTTAGCCGAAAAAATCGCTCTGGATGATTTTGAAAGACTGGATGGACAACATGAATTTTCAGATACATATAAATACAGAAAGAAATTGTTCCTTGAGAAAATCAAGGCAAAAAACGAACAGCAGTTGGCAAAACGTAAAAAGAATCGCATTCTGATTGCTGCTGCCTGCTTATTGATTGGCATACCGACAACCGCTCTTGGTGCGGTAAAAGTTTATGACATGATGGTTCAAAAACAAAATTATGAAGTAAATGTCTCCGTAACAAATAGCGCCAAAAATAATGACAAATGGTATAAATTAAAACTCAACTATATGCCAGAAAATATGGTGCCAATCGATAGCTCCGGTATGAAATATTCATTTAAAGATAACTTTGCTGAAGGTGGATTTTCATTCATCCTTTGGAGGTTAGGAAAAAATTCAGAATTTCAAACGCTTTATTCGAGCAGATACGAAGAAAAAGAAATTAATGGCAAGAAAGCAGTGATTGTCAATAAAGAAACGGGAAATCCTAACGTGGTATTTAACCGAAAGGTCTACCTATTATTTGAGAAAGAAGGAATCATGTTAGAAAGTTTTATTGCCAACGATGTAAGCGAGGAACAGATGATGGCCGTCTTGGAGAACCTTTCTATTGAGCCTACCTCTGAGGAATTGGCATCATATATGGTAGATTATGATAAATCTTATTTCCAGGAAGTGAGCAAACCCGTAGAATCTACAGTCATTCCATTGAAAAAAGACAGCAAACAATTGTTCAAGGTTGAACAAAAGGTTCCTGTAACCTTTGATCAAGTAGATTCAGATGGCAAAAGTAAAAATATAAAACTTGAATACATGATTGAAAAAGTTGAGGTTTTTGATTCTATCCAAGATTTTAAACAAGAGAACTTTAAAGAATTTGGAATTAACTTTTTAAGTCAGAGTAAGGTTTTAGATGACAAAAAGAACTTGTTGTCCTATAAGCGCAATGTATATAAAGTAGGAAACGGCAAAGATTCCATTGACGAATTGGTAAAGTCGAAAAAAGTGAATGTGAAATTTGTATACTTGTCTACATCAATAAAAAATATTGGTAAACTGGCAACAGAAGAACTCTATATGCACCCTTCCCTACGAGAACTTAAATACGATAAAAAAGCTTGGAACTATGCTGGTAAAGCAGGAGTTGCCGAAGAAAGTATCATGACTGGTGAAGTTGATTATCTGGAACCTCATGGAACGGGAAAAAGCTTTTATAATATTGGCAGGATTCAGCCAGGAGAAACGCGGGATGTTAAATTAGGTTATTTCGTGGATGAAGATAAACTGGATTCCATTTTCCTCGATGCTTTCAACTACAGTGGTTCTGGGGAAAATGAGGACATGAATTCGAAAAATCACTGGTGGATTGATATTCGCCAAAAATAA
- a CDS encoding RNA polymerase sigma factor: protein MSETNKDFEKMEQLYELYEQKVYYVAFTVLNNIQQAEDAVQETFIALYENLETLQGFDTRDLSRYILRVAKNKAIDSYRKNKRHVTFLEDYRKEPQDLSDENIEKWEQRQISENQIDSLLNVLTESYRQVFKYKVFYNLSYQEISRLLGITEATVRKQFERARKRVQTVIGGSPNDESTRIQKHV from the coding sequence ATGAGCGAGACAAATAAGGATTTTGAAAAGATGGAGCAGTTATACGAACTGTATGAGCAAAAAGTTTATTACGTGGCTTTTACGGTTTTAAATAACATTCAGCAAGCCGAGGATGCAGTCCAGGAAACTTTTATTGCGTTATATGAGAATCTGGAAACGCTCCAAGGATTCGATACACGGGACCTTAGCCGCTACATTTTGAGAGTCGCGAAAAACAAAGCGATTGACAGCTATCGGAAAAATAAGCGCCACGTCACGTTTCTTGAAGATTATCGAAAAGAGCCGCAGGATTTATCAGATGAAAATATTGAAAAATGGGAGCAGCGACAAATATCCGAAAATCAGATTGATTCCTTGCTAAACGTATTAACCGAATCCTACAGACAGGTTTTTAAGTATAAAGTCTTCTATAACTTGTCCTACCAGGAAATTTCAAGGCTATTGGGGATAACAGAGGCCACCGTCCGGAAGCAATTCGAACGTGCCCGAAAACGAGTACAAACTGTTATAGGAGGCAGTCCAAATGACGAATCAACAAGAATTCAAAAACATGTATGA
- a CDS encoding alpha/beta fold hydrolase, with product MEKYIYTKNARLWTEKKGNGVPVVLISGGPGCCNYLDPVSSLIEDMCEVIMFDPRGCGRSSDKEKGYDLESSLLDIEAIREAYGFKKWILIGHSWGADLGLAYCIRYPESILGYVSIAGTGIQNDRDWKNAYIQRKLDNGEMAPEFAYEPNKIVQRSLLDSWRSFIKRPSLLKEISNINFPTLFVFAEKDIRPSWPIKQISNLINHSEYIEIKDAGHYIWLTRKTELGDVLRAYLRAYFKL from the coding sequence GTGGAAAAGTACATTTATACAAAAAACGCCCGCCTTTGGACGGAAAAGAAGGGAAATGGGGTTCCGGTAGTCTTGATTAGCGGCGGACCGGGATGCTGTAATTATCTGGATCCTGTATCTTCACTTATAGAAGATATGTGTGAGGTCATAATGTTCGATCCTAGAGGCTGTGGGCGTTCAAGTGATAAAGAAAAAGGTTATGATTTGGAGTCTAGCCTTCTCGATATTGAAGCCATTCGAGAAGCATACGGCTTTAAAAAATGGATTTTGATTGGTCATTCTTGGGGAGCCGATTTAGGACTAGCCTATTGTATTCGCTATCCGGAGTCAATATTAGGCTATGTCTCTATAGCAGGTACAGGCATCCAAAATGATCGAGATTGGAAAAATGCCTATATCCAAAGGAAGTTGGATAATGGTGAAATGGCGCCTGAATTTGCATACGAGCCTAATAAAATTGTACAGCGCTCACTATTAGATTCTTGGAGATCATTCATAAAAAGGCCTTCTTTACTGAAAGAAATCTCAAATATTAACTTTCCGACTTTGTTTGTTTTTGCTGAAAAAGACATTCGTCCTTCATGGCCCATTAAACAGATTTCCAACCTAATTAATCACTCGGAATATATCGAAATAAAAGATGCTGGGCACTATATTTGGCTGACCAGGAAGACTGAATTGGGAGATGTTTTGAGAGCTTATTTAAGGGCTTATTTTAAGCTTTAA